A window of Malania oleifera isolate guangnan ecotype guangnan chromosome 2, ASM2987363v1, whole genome shotgun sequence genomic DNA:
caacaacaagaagaatGATTGTTATTGTCactatttttatttctaaaagataacaagaaaattcaaataaaaataccatttattattattattttttgaaatagaaaaatataatttattatttttattaaatatattaaatatcaTGATATAGAAAATAtaacattttcaataaaaatagcATTAAATTGAATCCATATATTCACAAaagtataaattaaatatttttatatcatgagagttttgaaaatatttttttctcactCCAATAATAGTcattataaaaaaagaaagaaagaaaaaaaaaacaaacattgaaaaaaaaaattttaattttcgaTAGTTATTCTTTGTTACTAgtcaaatataatattttttttcttaacaaTGACCATATTCATTTTACAATTTCATTCTTAGTGAATTTGttttatcaattcattttcatTCTACAGGGGGACCTTAACGCGTCTTATTAGTAGAAGCCAATGAAGTGTGTTGACTGACTAGGTCATTGAAATTAAATGCAATGTTTAGAAAATTCCTTCAGGAAAGGGATTTTTCCATAGAATATTGGCAGTTCCTTGAGGATTGGGGGGTGGGTGGGTTGGGGTGGGAGTACGAAGGtctatgaaaaaaaatatattttaagaagCCTTTAATTTGCTTATTCTAAGGTTGTATttagaaatattaaatttttttttaaaaaaattgaccttaaatttgtttaaattcaAATGAAAAATACCTAcgtgaatctagaataatcatccaaaATAGTCAAAAAATATTTCGCATTGGAAAGAGTGGCAATTTTATAGGGGCCTCAAATGTCACAATGAATTAATTCAGAGGGTCTAAAAGACGAAATTGAACTAACAGAAAATGGAAGTCGACTTTGTTTTACAAGTGCACAAACATCACAAGCATTATTAGACTAGAACGGGAAATTTAACAAATGTTTTGCCATAAAATCTAATCTAGAGGAAGACAAATGCCCTAATCGGCGATGCCACAAAGCGGTGGAGGAGGTGACCAGAGAACTAGGTGAATGGCAAGAAGTGACTGCTGTGGATGGACTTTGAAGTTTTGGCTTTTCGGATGCTAACGCAAGCAAGTAATGGAGTCAGTCTCATTATTCACCCAAACCAATCGTTGTCCTTGTCATCAAGTCCTGTAAAATACACCAATGAGAGAAAAAAGGTTACTAAACAACTGAGATCTCTAGTAACTCACACAGACATTAAATCCACCTTAAACAATGGCACACCAAGCATATTTTTTAAAGTAACAACATAATTCAAAGCTATATTCCCAATGGATGTAATCGAAGCTTGTTCTCCACTTGGGATAGCAATTGGTGGCAAAAAGGTGTTCTTACTGTTGTTGACAAGCAAATTTGGAGATGAAGTAATGTGGTCTGTTGTACCACTGTCGATAATTAATTGATGGAATCGCAACAATGTTTGTAGCAAACTTAAGGAAGTATTAGGAGCATTAGCTTTAGGATTGGCAGATTGTGTTGTCTCTTTTCCCTACATAATAGATAAGATTTGCTAGATTTGCAAATCTGAGAGCTCATTTGTCACTAACGATGCTTCCAGCATTATTGGACTCTCCTTGACATTGTTGATTGAATGGTTATGGATTGACGACATCAAGCTTGCCCTCATTTGAAGGTTGCTTGTTCACCATGATAATGGGAAACAACGATAAAaagaaggcaaaaaaaaaaaaaaaaaaaagggtaggGAGCTAGGGTATTGTttcctgctctgataccatgtaaaagaaaaaaaggatattTGCCTTTGAATGAATTTTATTGAATTGGAAGATGCAGTTTTATACAAGAATTTTTTTTCAATCACTCCTACAATCATGCTAGTCTATTCTAGGTAGTCAAATATAAAAGGCCTTCCCAAAATCACTCCTACAATCATGCTAGTCTATTCTAGGTAGTCAAAGTATAAAACGCTTTCCTACAATCACTCCTACAATCATGCTAATCTATTCTCGATAGTCAAATTATAaaaaacaaccaaacaaatatAAAAGTAATACAACATATTTGTCAATGGCTGGGTATTGTTACCTTCTCAACAAAGTCAAGTCATTTCAACCACACAAatgaacaaaaaaagaaaaagaagactaATAATGAAGAATGATGGAAGTTAAGAGAGAAGAAAATATCTTGGATGAAGCTCATTCATGTGTTTTTTTTCTCAAGTCAAGTCTTTTCGGAGGAATTAGATATGCTAGGACAACTGAGGTGTTGATGATCAATTGAAGAAACTTCTATAAGAAATGAATTGCAATTTTCATTATGAGGTGAGTACTACAGTGCATGATTGCAAAAGGGGTTATGAGTCATCAAACAAGAGCCATGCTTGAGCATCATCACCGATCCCGCATGATCTCCATCATCCCATGGATCGTATTGTCTTGCCTTATCCCTCCTTTGCTGTGCTATGCTTGCAACCAACATGATCGGAACTCTCTTTTGTCCATGTCTCCTAGCTTCTCTCCTCTTCTAAATTGGCCATCCAATGTCAATTGCTGTCTCTGGGAAGGGATTGCATGTGATCATAATGGTTGGGTAACCCATATTTTGCTACCCTCTAGAGGCCTCAGTGGTAGCATCCCTCCATCTTTAAGAAACATTACACAACTCTCTCACCTCAATCTTTCCCATAATTCCTTTGCTGGACCACTTCCAGATGATTtcttttcatctttaaatcaccTCAAGATCCTAGATCTCAGCTTCAATAGACTACATGGAGAATTACCGTCACTTCTTACATCAAATGGCTCACCCATCTCCCTCCAAATATTGGATTTGTCTAGCAATTACTTTCAAGGGTTGTTATTCCAATCTCCATTTCTTCAAAGAGCATGGAATTTGTCAATTCTTAATGTTAGCAACAACAACTTCGTTGGCCTTATCCCTTCCTCTATTTGTAGCAATTCTAGCCCTGTTAGACTCTTGGatttctctttcaatgattttaaTGGCCAAATCCCTCACGAACTAGGGAAATGCTCCAAGCTTGAGGTTTTTCGTGCAGGTTTCAACTCGTTAATTGGACCACTTCCAGCTGACATTTATCATATGTCATCAGTGCGAGAAATTAGTTTACCTTCCAATAAACTCTCGGGACCGATTGGCAGCGACATCGTTCAGCTTGCTAACCTCACCACCATTGAGCTTAACAACAATGAACTGAATGGCATGCTCCCTCAAAATATCGGGAAGCTTTCTAACTTGGAACACTTGCTCCTTCAAATGAACAATTTAAGTGGTACAATACCTGCTTCCTTGCTGAATTGCACCAATTTGAAAAGATTGAGTTTGCTGATGAACAAATTAGGAGGTGATATCTCCACTTTTAATTTCTCCAAGCTTCCCAAACTTGTCATAGTTGACCTTGGTGTTAATCACTTCATAGGTCAATTGCCAGTAAGCCTTTACAAATGCAAGTCCTTGAAAGTAATTAGACTTGCTCGTAACATGCTAGAAGGACAGATCACATCTGACATTCTTGCTTTGCAATCTCTTTCATTCCTTTCACTTAGTACAGTTAAGTTAACCAACATCTCAGGGGCAATAAAAATTCTAATGGGTTTGCGCAACCTTAAGGTCCTCTTGCTTACAGAAAGCTTTGTAAATGAGAAAATGCCAGATGATAACAACTTGGTTGATTCAGTTGGATTTCAAAATCTTCGATATTTGGATATAGGCTTCTGCCAACTCGTTGGACTAGTGCCAACATGGTTGTCAAAGCTTAGAAACCTAGAGATTCTCATACTAGCATGGAACCAAATTAGAGGTCCAATTCCTAGTTTCTTAGGGACTTTGCCAAGCCTTTTCTACATTGACTTGTCAAATAATTTCATTT
This region includes:
- the LOC131148411 gene encoding receptor-like protein 3, giving the protein MSHQTRAMLEHHHRSRMISIIPWIVLSCLIPPLLCYACNQHDRNSLLSMSPSFSPLLNWPSNVNCCLWEGIACDHNGWVTHILLPSRGLSGSIPPSLRNITQLSHLNLSHNSFAGPLPDDFFSSLNHLKILDLSFNRLHGELPSLLTSNGSPISLQILDLSSNYFQGLLFQSPFLQRAWNLSILNVSNNNFVGLIPSSICSNSSPVRLLDFSFNDFNGQIPHELGKCSKLEVFRAGFNSLIGPLPADIYHMSSVREISLPSNKLSGPIGSDIVQLANLTTIELNNNELNGMLPQNIGKLSNLEHLLLQMNNLSGTIPASLLNCTNLKRLSLLMNKLGGDISTFNFSKLPKLVIVDLGVNHFIGQLPVSLYKCKSLKVIRLARNMLEGQITSDILALQSLSFLSLSTVKLTNISGAIKILMGLRNLKVLLLTESFVNEKMPDDNNLVDSVGFQNLRYLDIGFCQLVGLVPTWLSKLRNLEILILAWNQIRGPIPSFLGTLPSLFYIDLSNNFISGEFPLELTRLPALTSKQAYKQVDQIYQDVPIFFATNSASQINARNITQYNSISNMRTKISLSNNSLSGRIPIEIGQLKFLQCLRLSRNNFSGNIPHQLFNLSNLEELYLSKNNLSGKIPESLKGLNFLSMLDVSYNNLQGAIPLGTQLQSFNASAYEGNPKLCGPPLPYQCQIVGVNEDGSIQDEEDGHETPWFYVSMALGFITGFWAICGSLLLKPSWRYAYFQFLTDTKDQFSMTLVAWEARIWRWIQT